The region GCCGTTTCAGCTTATGTAGCGACGGAGATCTCTTCTTCGAGCCGCTGCTTCTCAAACAGGCTGGTGTAGTAGCCGTTGCGCGCGAGCAGTTCGTCATGGGTGCCGAGCTCTGCGATGCGCCCATCCACCAGAACTGCGATCTGGTCGGCGCTGCGGGCCGTTGAGATGCGGTGGGAGATAAAGATGGTCGTGCGGTCCTGCATCACGTTGGCAAGCCCCTGGAGAATGCGTTCTTCGGTATAGGTATCGACCGAGGCAAGAGCATCGTCGAGGATCAGCACACGGGGATCGCGGATGACGGCGCGGGCGATGGAGGTGCGTTGCTTCTGGCCGCCGGAGAGGGTGACTCCCCGCTCGCCGACCATGGTGTCGAAGCCGCGGGGGAATTCGAGAATTTCGGTGCGGATGTGGGCGATGTTTGCGGCTTCTTCGATCTGCTGGTCGGTCGCTTTCGGGGTTCCGAAGGAGATATTGTGGCGAATGGTATCGGAGAACAGGAAGGTCTCCTGCGGGACGAAGCCGATGTTGGCGCGAAGCTCCGACAGGGGGAAGGAGCGGATAGGCTGGCCATCGATCAGGATCATGTCCGGTGCCGCGTCTTCGAGGCGCGGGATGAGCGATACCAGTGTGGATTTTCCGGAGCCGGTAGGGCCGACAATGGCCAGCGATGAGCCTGCGGGAATCCTGAGATTGATGTTGTGAAGAATGGTGGGGCCGTTGGGATAGGAGAAAGAGAGATTCCGGAATTCGATGTCGCCACGGATGCTGCAGGGCTGAAGGAATCGAGAAGCAGATCCCTCCACTTCGCTGCGCTCCGGTCGGGATGGCACATCTTTTTTCAAGTTTTCAGAGCTGGGCCGACAGGCAAGCAGCGCGGGATCGTCGTCGATGGCGGGTTGCTGTTTGAGCAACTCGTCGATGCGCACGATGGAGGCGGTTCCGCGCTGGAAGAGATTAACGACCCAGCCGATGGCGAT is a window of Edaphobacter sp. 12200R-103 DNA encoding:
- a CDS encoding ABC transporter ATP-binding protein yields the protein MMDRLKPLKPYLKRYWKSLAWGGVAVIAYNVLKVLVPIVIGHAIDDMRHGITQQKILFHALRLLLVAASSAVFLYITRQVIIGASREIEYDLRNDLFANLERQAPGFYHTHRTGDIMARTTNDLSAVRQLLGPAIMYSANTLVFTCAALPFMYRISPKLTLFAFAPLPAASVIVQYFGNRIHRRFERIQAMFSDISAKAQENFSGARLIRAFAQEEAEIASFEEANREYIRRSLHLVRLMAMLWPTLEFVLGLSLMITLLIGGHEVVQHRITVGEFTSFNVYMVQLIWPIIAIGWVVNLFQRGTASIVRIDELLKQQPAIDDDPALLACRPSSENLKKDVPSRPERSEVEGSASRFLQPCSIRGDIEFRNLSFSYPNGPTILHNINLRIPAGSSLAIVGPTGSGKSTLVSLIPRLEDAAPDMILIDGQPIRSFPLSELRANIGFVPQETFLFSDTIRHNISFGTPKATDQQIEEAANIAHIRTEILEFPRGFDTMVGERGVTLSGGQKQRTSIARAVIRDPRVLILDDALASVDTYTEERILQGLANVMQDRTTIFISHRISTARSADQIAVLVDGRIAELGTHDELLARNGYYTSLFEKQRLEEEISVAT